In Xyrauchen texanus isolate HMW12.3.18 chromosome 13, RBS_HiC_50CHRs, whole genome shotgun sequence, a single genomic region encodes these proteins:
- the LOC127653595 gene encoding G-protein coupled receptor 84-like — MQWRRDCWTYLIKQSKETYTGSDRVRGKLHLMIKGSEKGYIKQEGRNRIREKGISGHTITVARMWNDSDLQQNYSFSCASPSVEGYRYFGVLLGSAVTIVGTLGNILTVLAFATDTNLRTRFNVLIVNLALADLLYCTVLQPVSVDSYLHLQWRGGAMWCQMFGLLLFLSNSVSIITLCLIAMSRYLVVAHRTSRIARLLLSQRGVAVLLISSWTMGLASFGPLWPVYVFAPQVCTCSFHRTKGRPYTTVLLFLYFFLGLGCVGLFYFLIYRKVSVASKAFLKYRPSPRSSKRKQAVPVGTDDSGISAGASTSQSCEISNDGIGPEHKDKALENSGDPEGHTTKKESKKTTSTIQDTSKASSQPSPNKIQTTTPASATGEDSEFKRVTRMCFTVFLCFVGCFAPFLLVNVADKANRAPQVIHMFCANLTWLNSCINPLLYAAMNRQFNQAYKDLLHKAVQPLTWMWRSK, encoded by the exons ATGCAATGGAGGCGTGACTGTTGGACCTATTTGATTAAACAGAGTAAAGAGACATACACAGGCTCAGACAGAGTCAGAGGCAAATTGCATTTAATGATAAAGGGATCAGAAAAGGGATATATAAAGCAGGAAGGAAGAAACAGAATCAGAGAAAAGGGTATCAGTGGACACACCATAACTGTTGCAAG gATGTGGAACGACTCAGATCTTCAGCAAAATTATTCTTTTTCTTGTGCTTCCCCATCAGTGGAGGGCTACCGTTATTTTGGTGTCCTTTTGGGATCAGCTGTCACCATAGTAGGAACATTAGGGAATATTCTGACCGTGCTTGCATTTGCAACTGATACCAACCTCAGAACACGTTTTAATGTTCTCATTGTAAACCTGGCCCTTGCTGACCTCCTCTACTGCACTGTTCTTCAGCCAGTCAGCGTTGACTCATATCTGCACCTGCAatggaggggtggagccatgtGGTGCCAGATGTTTGGACTCCTTCTGTTCCTATCCAACAGTGTTTCCATTATTACGTTATGTCTCATCGCTATGAGTCGTTACCTGGTTGTTGCTCATCGCACCTCACGCATTGCTCGTCTGCTGCTGTCTCAACGTGGTGTTGCTGTGCTCCTCATTTCATCCTGGACAATGGGTCTGGCCAGTTTTGGTCCCCTTTGGCCCGTCTATGTATTTGCTCCACAAGTGTGCACCTGTAGTTTCCATCGCACAAAGGGGCGACCTTACACCACTGTGTTGCTTTTCCTTTACTTCTTCCTTGGCCTGGGTTGCGTTGGACTGTTCTACTTTTTGATCTACCGTAAGGTCAGTGTAGCTTCTAAAGCATTTCTGAAGTACAGGCCAAGTCCTCGCTCTTCCAAACGCAAGCAGGCTGTACCGGTGGGGACTGACGACAGTGGAATCAGTGCTGGAGCTTCAACATCTCAAAGCTGTGAGATCAGCAATGATGGCATTGGACCAGAGCACAAGGACAAAGCCCTTGAGAACTCTGGGGATCCTGAGGGCCATACAACCAAAAAAGAGTCAAAGAAGACTACAAGTACCATTCAGGACACTTCAAAGGCATCTTCTCAGCCTTCTCCCAATAAAATCCAGACCACAACTCCAGCCTCCGCCACAGGAGAGGACAGTGAATTTAAACGTGTTACTCGAATGTGTTTCACGGTCTTCTTGTGTTTTGTCGGTTGCTTTGCACCATTTCTGTTAGTGAATGTCGCTGATAAAGCAAACCGTGCTCCACAGGTGATTCATATGTTCTGTGCAAACCTTACTTGGTTAAATAGTTGCATTAACCCTTTGTTGTATGCAGCCATGAATCGACAGTTTAACCAGGCCTACAAAGACCTGCTACATAAAGCTGTACAGCCACTCACCTGGATGTGGAGATCTAAATGA